A region from the Vespula pensylvanica isolate Volc-1 chromosome 9, ASM1446617v1, whole genome shotgun sequence genome encodes:
- the LOC122631984 gene encoding protein phosphatase inhibitor 2-like, whose translation MAENLSKRPSKGILKTSSSFDNPEAPRPNKETKWDEMNIIATLHPPEKDYGHMKIDEPKTPYNYEGLGSEHEFDELDSVAIAAKLAEGTKAKVFEEQSEEDEDEEDEETPEEREKRKAFEAKRKGHYREWHAVQLARKQLLEQDEDEDEEDEVENKIDSDTSSEEESAFKTRFKCMPSCKRRENK comes from the exons ATGGCAGAAAATCTGTCCAAACGGCCTTCCAAAGGAATCTTGAAAACGTCCAGCAGCTTCGATAATCCAGAAGCGCCTAg AccaaataaagaaacaaaatgggatgaaatgaatattattgcAACTCTTCATCCGCCCGAAAAAGATTATGGCCATATGAAAATAGATGAACCTAAAACCCCATATAATTATGAAGGCCTTGGCAGTGAACATGAATTCGATGAATTAGACTCTGTTGCCATTGCGGCTAA attAGCTGAAGGTACTAAAGCAAAAGTTTTTGAAGAGCAAAGTGAAGAAgacgaggatgaagaggatgaagaaacACCAGAGGAAAGAG aaaaaaggaaagcgtttgaagcaaaaagaaaaggtcaTTATCGCGAATGGCATGCTGTTCAATTAGCACGTAAACAGCTTTTGGAacaagatgaagatgaagacgaggaggatgaagtggaaaataaaattgacagTGATACATCATCGGAAGAAGAGAGCGCATTTAAAACACGTTTTAAATGCATGCCGTCCTGTAAGAGAAgggaaaacaaataa